CTCTGTTGTAGAGCTCACGCACTTCACGCAATAGGGAAATTTTCTTATCGATACTATCCTTTACATTGTTGTCAAACATTTGGAACTCCTTTACAATCTCTTCCTTTGAGTAGATTTGAGCATCTTCGCCAAATGCAGAGTGAAAACCCTGTAATTTAACAAGAGCGTTTTTATAGAGTTGAATTTCCCTGTCGCCCTGTTGCGATGGGTAGAACATATAGTTATAAATATTCGCAGCAACAGAACCGATACGGTTTACACGACCTATACGCTGCATTAAACGTGTGGCATTCCAAGGCGAATCGTAATTGACAATTACATTGGAACGATGCAAGTTCACACCTTCTGCCAATACATCAGAAGTAATAATGATGTTGTACTTCATTGACTTACTGTCAAAATTGGCATCAAAATTCTCTTTGATAGTCTGTCCCAAGCGGTTGCGGTTGCTTGCTGTTACCATCAAAACATCTGTGCGACCTATCTCTTTTGTCAATCTATCGTATAAGTAATTCAATGTATCGACACTTTCAGAGAACAACACCAATTTGCCAGATGGATTGATGGTCGTATCAAAAAAGACATTAGTAAGGTTTTCTCGGAACTTGTCAAACTTCGGATCATCATTCTCTTTCGCCCAATCTGCATTGAGTTGCTCCAATATCTCACGATCATGATGGAGCATTTCAAGAAAATCAGAACTAAAAGCATTGGCTGGGAAGAGAATATCTTCAGTTGCATATCCTTTTGCAATGGCATACTCGATAATTTCATCAAGTTCCATATTCTTTGCTTGCAGGTCTTTCACCTTCAAATCGGGGGCGATGATCACCTTGTCCTCATCGAACATCTTAATCATATCAGTTGTAATACGAAGAAGTGTTCGAAGCGACTTTTTGAAAGCATAGAAACTACTCTCCAATCTCTTTACCATATGAACACGGTAAATGGCAGCCAATGTCTGACCAATATGTACAGCATTCTTATACTTGCTACGATATTCAGGTTTCAAAAACTCAACAGCACGATAGCGGGCATAGGTCAGTCCCTTGCCTTCTGGATTTTCATCCGTTTTTCCATCAGTCAATTGCTTAAGCGTCTCATAGAAGCGGTTGCTTGTATCTGAGCCCATTACATACTCCAATTCATTCGGTGGCAGAATATTGGGGAATATGATACCCTGTGATTTAATATCTGCCTTATAATCGGGATCGTTGAGAATATTATTGCGTGTACGGCGTACTGTTACCTTATCAATAACCTTACTACGTATCTGCTCATAGATTTTATCAACCTCAGCAGTAACATCACGCTGGTCACGCTCTCGCATCAATCTCTTATATTCATAGATAAGCGGAGCAAAGAAACCTTTGAGGTTGGGAACTCCGTCAATGGTACAGTTTTGGCTATTTTGGAACAATAGTAACTGATTCTGTAAATCATCAGGGCGGTTGTTGAGCGGTGTAGCAGAAAGAAGCATTACCTTCTTTTGAGTGCTTTTCAGCAAGCCCATATTCAGGCAGGGGGATTTGCATATCTTTTGCAACTCATCATATTTGCCAGAACTGTCGCTGCGGAAACCATGGGCTTCATCGACAATGATTAAATCAAATTCCTCTTTGTCCTTGTAATTGTCTTTACTTTCAAGAACCTTTGACAGACTGCCATTAGTAATGAATTGAGTTTTCTTGTATATTCCGAAAAGTTTGAATGTATTTCGCCAGTTATCTTCCAATGCCGGGGGATATACAACGAGGATATTGGTATTTTTACCGTTAGCCTCTACAAAACGTTTGGCTATCATCGTTGCAATCATAGTCTTTCCTAACCCCACGACATCAGCAAGGAACAAACCATTATGCTGCATCAGCATCTGATACCCCTGAATAACGGCATCTTTCTGATATTTCAAATCCTTGACACCATCGGGCAACTGAATGGAGAAGTCATCTTCCACTTGGTCGCCAAATGTATCAATAAGTACTTTGATGTATAGTTCGTATGGAGTAGGCTGATAGCCCAAGTATGTATTCTTTTTGTACTCTTCAATATCTTTTGCTGTTAATGAAACAGCTTCGTTCCATAAAGTCCAAAATTCATCTGAGCAATACTTTACATCATCAAAGTCCTTCATTGCCACATTGAGTTCATACTGTGGCGGCTGTTTGATTCCCAAACCCGAATCAGAGATATTGGAAGAGCCCATTATTACCCAACCGTCGCTATTCTCGCTATGGTTTTGTGGCAGGCATAAGTAGAATTTAGCGTGCAGATTTTTGGTTGCATGAATACGCATTTGCAAACGTCCGGAAACAAGGTCTTCACACATCTGCAATATGCCTTCCTCTACTTCGGGTGAGTATTGAGCGTTTACAATATCCTCCTTGAAACCGTTGTGATAGATTTCTTTTGCTTTATCTTCATCAGCAAGCATCAAAAGAGCCTTGTTATGCTTTCGGAAAATATCATCAATATTGATACCTACCAATATCTTGATTTCTGATATATCACCTAATTCTTTACGCAAC
The Phocaeicola salanitronis DSM 18170 genome window above contains:
- a CDS encoding helicase-related protein; the encoded protein is MSTKFFNNIPGNTLFDKLKGIAAEMVTFERFLAVVGFFRSSGYFKLRKELGDISEIKILVGINIDDIFRKHNKALLMLADEDKAKEIYHNGFKEDIVNAQYSPEVEEGILQMCEDLVSGRLQMRIHATKNLHAKFYLCLPQNHSENSDGWVIMGSSNISDSGLGIKQPPQYELNVAMKDFDDVKYCSDEFWTLWNEAVSLTAKDIEEYKKNTYLGYQPTPYELYIKVLIDTFGDQVEDDFSIQLPDGVKDLKYQKDAVIQGYQMLMQHNGLFLADVVGLGKTMIATMIAKRFVEANGKNTNILVVYPPALEDNWRNTFKLFGIYKKTQFITNGSLSKVLESKDNYKDKEEFDLIIVDEAHGFRSDSSGKYDELQKICKSPCLNMGLLKSTQKKVMLLSATPLNNRPDDLQNQLLLFQNSQNCTIDGVPNLKGFFAPLIYEYKRLMRERDQRDVTAEVDKIYEQIRSKVIDKVTVRRTRNNILNDPDYKADIKSQGIIFPNILPPNELEYVMGSDTSNRFYETLKQLTDGKTDENPEGKGLTYARYRAVEFLKPEYRSKYKNAVHIGQTLAAIYRVHMVKRLESSFYAFKKSLRTLLRITTDMIKMFDEDKVIIAPDLKVKDLQAKNMELDEIIEYAIAKGYATEDILFPANAFSSDFLEMLHHDREILEQLNADWAKENDDPKFDKFRENLTNVFFDTTINPSGKLVLFSESVDTLNYLYDRLTKEIGRTDVLMVTASNRNRLGQTIKENFDANFDSKSMKYNIIITSDVLAEGVNLHRSNVIVNYDSPWNATRLMQRIGRVNRIGSVAANIYNYMFYPSQQGDREIQLYKNALVKLQGFHSAFGEDAQIYSKEEIVKEFQMFDNNVKDSIDKKISLLREVRELYNRDRKLYHKIKSLPMKSRVMRDTGKHCGKSVIFVSSNVKTEFYLATQTGIEIIDFLEAVKYLKARPEEQSSQFTNEKQHYKHVNSALAQYTTDYVEAADTSSINRTDLDKTSLEANKFLRTIKQITTDCELKSKCDVLMGYINEGIYAQLPRYLKALSREYKNDRSKMKQDEYSLQNKISELLGEYQTMDKEQHHDAQDISNPQIIISESFK